The proteins below come from a single Kosakonia sp. SMBL-WEM22 genomic window:
- the mdoH gene encoding glucans biosynthesis glucosyltransferase MdoH, with the protein MNKITEYIDALPLPTEQKAALPTDSIRGVHEALDAEHTDWKREDDTPLGSVTARLENSWPESLAQGQLIKDDEGRAQLQAMPKAKRSSMFPDPWRTNPLGRFWDRLRGREVMPRYMARLTKEEQVQEEKWRTVGSIRRYILLLLTLAQTVVATWYMKTILPYQGWALINPVDMADQDLWVSFMQLLPYVLQTGILILFAVLFCWVSAGFWTALMGFLQLLIGRDKYSISASTVGDEPLNPEHRTALIMPICNEDVDRVFAGLRATWESVKATGQEKHFDVYILSDSYNPDICVAEQKAWMELIAEVQGEGQIFYRRRRRRVKRKSGNIDDFCRRWGSQYSYMVVLDADSVMTGDCLTGLVRLMEANPNAGIIQSSPRASGMDTLYARCQQFATRVYGPLFTAGLHFWQLGESHYWGHNAIIRVQPFIEHCALAPLPGEGSFAGSILSHDFVEAALMRRAGWGVWIAYDLPGSYEELPPNLLDELKRDRRWCHGNLMNFRLFLVKGMHPVHRAVFLTGVMSYLSAPLWFMFLALSTALQVVHALTEPQYFLQPRQLFPVWPQWRPELAIALFASTMVLLFLPKLLSIILVWCKGPKEYGGFFRVTLSLLLEVLFSVLLAPVRMLFHTVFVVSAFLGWEVVWNSPQRDDDSTPWGEAFMRHGSQLLLGLVWAVGMAWLDLRFLFWLAPIVFSLILSPFVSVISSRSTVGLRTKRWKLFLIPEEYSPPQVLVDTDRYLELNRSRSLEDGFMHAVFNPSFNALATAMATARHRASHVLEIARDRHVEQALNETPEKLNRDRRLVLLSDPVTLSRLHYRVWESPERYLSWVKHYETLSLNPLALKAK; encoded by the coding sequence ATGAATAAGATAACTGAGTATATCGACGCGCTGCCGCTCCCTACGGAGCAGAAAGCAGCGCTGCCGACGGATTCGATTCGCGGCGTGCATGAGGCGCTGGACGCGGAGCACACGGACTGGAAGCGTGAGGATGACACGCCGCTCGGTTCGGTGACCGCGCGGCTGGAGAACAGCTGGCCGGAGTCGCTGGCACAAGGGCAACTGATCAAGGATGACGAAGGACGCGCGCAGCTGCAGGCGATGCCGAAAGCGAAACGCTCCTCCATGTTCCCGGATCCCTGGCGCACCAACCCCCTTGGTCGTTTCTGGGATCGCCTGCGCGGCCGTGAGGTTATGCCGCGCTATATGGCACGCCTGACCAAAGAGGAGCAGGTTCAGGAAGAGAAGTGGCGTACGGTCGGTTCCATTCGTCGCTACATCCTGCTGCTGCTGACGCTGGCACAGACCGTCGTCGCGACCTGGTACATGAAGACCATCCTGCCTTATCAGGGCTGGGCGCTGATCAATCCTGTCGATATGGCGGACCAGGATCTGTGGGTCTCCTTTATGCAACTGCTGCCTTACGTATTGCAGACCGGGATCCTGATCCTCTTCGCCGTCCTCTTCTGCTGGGTCTCGGCTGGCTTCTGGACGGCATTGATGGGCTTCCTGCAACTGCTGATCGGGCGGGATAAATACAGTATTTCCGCCTCGACGGTGGGCGATGAACCGCTGAATCCGGAGCATCGTACAGCGCTAATCATGCCTATCTGTAACGAAGACGTCGATCGCGTCTTCGCCGGTCTGCGTGCGACCTGGGAGTCGGTGAAAGCCACCGGCCAGGAGAAGCACTTCGACGTCTATATCCTGAGCGACAGCTACAATCCGGATATCTGCGTCGCAGAGCAAAAAGCCTGGATGGAGCTGATCGCCGAAGTGCAGGGCGAAGGGCAGATCTTCTACCGCCGTCGTCGTCGTCGCGTGAAACGTAAGAGCGGCAATATCGATGACTTCTGCCGTCGCTGGGGCAGCCAGTACAGCTATATGGTGGTGCTGGATGCGGACTCCGTGATGACCGGGGATTGCCTGACCGGGCTGGTGCGCCTGATGGAAGCCAACCCGAACGCCGGTATTATCCAGTCTTCGCCTCGCGCCTCCGGTATGGATACGCTCTATGCGCGCTGCCAGCAGTTTGCTACCCGCGTCTACGGGCCGCTCTTTACCGCCGGTCTGCACTTCTGGCAGTTAGGGGAGTCCCACTACTGGGGTCACAATGCGATTATCCGCGTGCAGCCGTTTATCGAGCACTGTGCGCTGGCACCGCTGCCGGGTGAAGGCTCGTTTGCAGGCTCCATCCTCTCCCACGACTTTGTGGAAGCTGCGCTGATGCGCCGCGCCGGTTGGGGGGTGTGGATTGCCTACGATCTGCCTGGCTCCTATGAAGAGCTGCCGCCGAACCTGCTTGATGAGCTGAAACGCGACCGCCGCTGGTGTCACGGGAACCTGATGAACTTCCGTCTGTTCCTCGTAAAAGGGATGCACCCGGTTCACCGCGCGGTGTTCCTGACGGGCGTGATGTCCTATCTCTCGGCACCGCTGTGGTTTATGTTCCTCGCGCTTTCAACGGCACTGCAGGTGGTGCATGCCCTGACCGAGCCGCAGTACTTCCTGCAGCCGCGCCAGCTTTTCCCGGTCTGGCCGCAGTGGCGTCCGGAACTGGCTATCGCGCTCTTTGCCTCGACCATGGTGCTGCTCTTCCTGCCGAAGCTGCTGAGTATCATCCTTGTCTGGTGCAAAGGGCCGAAAGAGTACGGTGGCTTCTTCCGCGTTACGCTCTCGCTGCTGCTGGAAGTGCTCTTCTCCGTGCTGCTGGCGCCGGTACGTATGCTGTTCCACACCGTGTTCGTGGTCAGCGCGTTCCTTGGCTGGGAAGTGGTATGGAACTCGCCGCAGCGTGATGATGACTCTACCCCGTGGGGTGAAGCCTTTATGCGTCACGGCTCGCAGCTGCTGCTGGGCCTGGTGTGGGCAGTGGGGATGGCATGGTTAGATCTGCGCTTCCTCTTCTGGCTGGCACCGATCGTCTTCTCGCTGATCCTCTCGCCGTTCGTGTCGGTGATCTCGAGCCGCTCAACGGTCGGGCTGCGCACCAAACGCTGGAAACTGTTCCTGATCCCGGAAGAGTACTCTCCGCCGCAGGTGCTGGTCGATACCGATCGCTACCTCGAGCTGAACCGCTCGCGCTCGCTGGAAGATGGGTTTATGCACGCCGTGTTTAACCCCTCCTTTAACGCGCTGGCGACAGCGATGGCGACGGCGCGTCACCGTGCCAGCCATGTGCTGGAGATTGCCCGCGACCGTCACGTTGAGCAGGCACTGAATGAGACGCCAGAGAAGCTCAACCGCGATCGTCGTCTGGTGCTGTTAAGTGACCCGGTTACGCTCTCACGCCTGCACTATCGCGTCTGGGAATCACCAGAGCGCTATTTGTCCTGGGTGAAGCATTACGAAACGTTGTCGCTTAATCCACTGGCGCTGAAGGCAAAATAG
- a CDS encoding YceK/YidQ family lipoprotein translates to MRVMMVMVMVCVLSGCGSIVSRTIPGQGHGNQYYPGVQWDVRDSSWRFLTVLDLPLSLVFDTLLLPIDAQHGPYE, encoded by the coding sequence GTGAGAGTGATGATGGTGATGGTCATGGTGTGCGTATTAAGTGGCTGCGGCAGCATTGTTAGCAGAACCATCCCAGGCCAGGGCCACGGGAATCAGTACTACCCCGGCGTGCAGTGGGACGTACGTGACTCCTCATGGCGCTTCCTGACCGTGCTGGATCTGCCGCTGTCGCTGGTGTTTGACACGCTGCTGTTGCCGATAGATGCCCAGCACGGCCCCTATGAGTAA
- a CDS encoding MysB family protein: MADSELNYYTTLAEAIDAAREAFIANNPDVDEDELNVQQFNVQKYVLQDGDIVWQAEFFADEEQPGECLPMYSGEAAQSVFDGDFDEIEIRQEWLEENTLHEWDEGEFQLEPPLDTEEGQAAADEWDER, encoded by the coding sequence ATGGCTGATTCTGAACTGAACTATTACACAACCCTGGCCGAAGCCATTGACGCGGCGCGCGAAGCGTTTATCGCTAACAACCCCGACGTCGATGAAGATGAGCTCAATGTGCAACAGTTCAATGTCCAGAAGTACGTGCTGCAGGATGGCGATATCGTCTGGCAGGCAGAATTTTTTGCCGACGAAGAGCAGCCAGGCGAGTGCCTGCCGATGTACAGCGGCGAAGCAGCACAGAGCGTCTTTGATGGCGACTTTGACGAGATCGAGATCCGTCAGGAGTGGTTAGAAGAGAACACTCTGCACGAGTGGGATGAGGGCGAGTTCCAGCTCGAGCCACCGCTGGACACCGAAGAGGGCCAGGCTGCGGCAGACGAGTGGGACGAGCGTTAA
- a CDS encoding enoyl-CoA hydratase-related protein — protein sequence MHIFLLCSAFNGLSQRFFVELTDAGHHVTVEVFTGDDALEERLAANPPDIIVAPFLKRAIPDCVWQRFRCFILHPGIVGDRGPSSLDWAILEGWHEWGVTLLEANAVMDAGNIWATRTFPLPPMAKSQIYRHRVTDAAVACLWELIEKLQRGQQHGAPLDYSRATTRGRERAMLPMRVRTLDWQCDPTDLLLRKIRASDSLPGAPAQLAGVPVRVFNAWQAEAAVASQRGRAGEIFARDGDALCVATLDGALWIGHLRRSDDHACAQVKLPAAVALRDELAAYASLPVLDARHPNKPWLETRGRVAILHFPLLNGAFTVHDSQILTTLFARAAADSSVDAIVLAGGDDFWSNGIELNSIHVADNPAEEGWASINAIDDFAEALLTCRDKLVVSAVNANAGAGGAMLTLAADRVFMRAGVVINPHYKTMGLNGSEFWTLTLPWRATAEAAVALSENCLPVSARKAAALGLVDVVLDLPREAFLETVVSHVNVLIAPDTLADKLQAKQRAREAMRSGRPLDHYRREELGRMRGNFFADDLHFSSRRTAFVMKQPPCGTPEHLQRHNAAVIASLAGLRRDKSEEEV from the coding sequence ATGCATATCTTTCTGCTTTGCAGCGCCTTTAATGGCCTGTCACAACGTTTTTTTGTCGAGCTTACCGATGCCGGGCATCACGTCACCGTTGAGGTATTTACTGGCGATGACGCGCTTGAAGAGCGGCTTGCGGCGAACCCGCCTGACATTATCGTCGCACCGTTTCTGAAACGGGCTATCCCTGACTGCGTCTGGCAACGTTTCCGCTGCTTTATTCTGCATCCGGGTATTGTTGGCGACCGCGGCCCCAGCTCCCTTGACTGGGCGATCCTTGAAGGGTGGCACGAATGGGGTGTGACCCTGCTGGAAGCCAACGCGGTGATGGATGCAGGCAACATCTGGGCGACCCGAACCTTCCCTCTGCCGCCGATGGCGAAGAGCCAGATTTATCGGCATCGGGTTACCGATGCCGCCGTCGCCTGTTTGTGGGAGCTAATTGAGAAGTTGCAACGCGGTCAGCAGCATGGCGCTCCGCTTGACTATTCCCGCGCTACGACGCGGGGCCGTGAGAGAGCCATGCTACCGATGCGCGTGCGTACCCTTGACTGGCAGTGCGATCCCACCGATCTGCTGCTGCGTAAAATCCGTGCCAGCGACAGCCTGCCCGGTGCACCGGCGCAGCTGGCAGGCGTGCCGGTGCGGGTGTTTAACGCCTGGCAAGCAGAGGCGGCTGTCGCCAGCCAGCGCGGGCGTGCGGGAGAGATTTTCGCCCGCGACGGCGACGCACTCTGTGTAGCGACGCTCGATGGTGCGCTCTGGATCGGCCACCTGCGCCGCAGTGACGATCACGCCTGTGCTCAGGTTAAACTTCCCGCCGCCGTTGCGCTGCGGGACGAACTCGCGGCGTACGCTTCGCTGCCGGTACTCGATGCGCGACACCCCAACAAACCCTGGCTTGAGACGCGCGGGCGCGTCGCCATTCTCCATTTCCCGCTGCTCAACGGCGCGTTTACTGTCCATGACTCGCAGATCCTCACGACGCTTTTTGCGCGCGCTGCCGCTGATTCCAGCGTGGATGCCATTGTGCTTGCCGGAGGAGATGATTTCTGGTCAAACGGCATTGAGCTGAACTCCATTCATGTGGCGGATAACCCTGCCGAAGAGGGGTGGGCGTCGATCAACGCGATTGATGACTTTGCCGAAGCGCTCCTCACCTGTCGCGACAAGCTGGTGGTAAGCGCGGTCAATGCCAATGCTGGCGCAGGCGGCGCAATGCTAACGCTGGCAGCCGATCGGGTCTTTATGCGCGCGGGTGTGGTGATTAATCCCCATTACAAAACCATGGGACTAAACGGGTCGGAATTCTGGACCTTAACGCTACCGTGGCGCGCGACTGCTGAGGCAGCGGTGGCACTGAGTGAGAATTGCCTGCCCGTTAGCGCCAGAAAGGCGGCGGCGCTCGGTCTTGTCGATGTTGTGCTCGATCTCCCGCGTGAGGCATTTCTTGAGACGGTTGTCAGTCATGTTAACGTGCTTATCGCCCCCGACACTCTGGCAGACAAACTTCAGGCAAAACAGCGAGCTCGGGAGGCGATGCGCAGTGGGCGTCCTCTCGACCACTATCGCCGGGAGGAGCTCGGCAGGATGAGAGGCAATTTTTTTGCTGACGATCTGCACTTCTCTTCTCGTCGTACGGCGTTTGTGATGAAGCAGCCCCCCTGCGGGACCCCGGAGCATTTGCAGCGGCATAACGCCGCCGTAATAGCGAGCCTGGCGGGCCTGCGACGCGATAAAAGTGAGGAGGAAGTTTGA
- a CDS encoding amidohydrolase, whose protein sequence is MALFQPTSTLQKIIKVSLLSALISTSLTATAAKVVPNDPNDRPTPADIIIMNADIRTSDAAKPRAQALAIKDGKFIAVGSPSYIKLLQSDKTTMIDAKGKTVIPGLIDAHTHLISGIDLINGVDLFGVSSKQAWLKMIKEKVAAQPKGSWIFGGRWDATLTAEKTLPTAADLDKVAPDNPVALVDVDYHTMWLNSKALAELEITDKTPDPTGGTIQRDKNGKATGILLENALDIYNRSPKVIAAQGDKSEGLRKVMAHFNSLGVTGAHDMWTNSGDIYIDMLKKGGFPMRIWFGYMVDTSEKNSGEEAWKVEAKKQKEMNAFAEDKERELGKGPQFRYGYHKYFMDGTLMNHTAFLHEHYSDRHDHYFGTPLYTQAKMNEMVQRSHQYGFPVAIHAIGDNAVTMALEAYRNSPQGKDKINRIEHIELTKYANIEKFAQNGIVPSMQPDHAIAPNYLETRLGNERLKRGYAWQSLLTAGGHLVFGSDWPTAKENPMTQLGDAVLRLKDGKVWYGENALTFDEALYAYTMAPAKISGWDKEIGSITVGKWADFAIVDGKINDPVPQDIRNWKIAETWFAGEKVYDSAQKKS, encoded by the coding sequence ATGGCTTTATTTCAGCCTACCAGTACGCTACAAAAAATAATTAAAGTGAGTCTGTTATCGGCATTAATTAGCACCTCACTTACCGCCACCGCGGCAAAAGTTGTGCCGAACGATCCCAATGACCGGCCAACCCCTGCCGATATCATCATAATGAATGCCGATATCCGCACTTCCGATGCCGCCAAACCGCGCGCGCAGGCGCTGGCGATTAAAGATGGCAAATTTATCGCCGTGGGGAGCCCGAGCTATATCAAACTGCTGCAAAGCGATAAAACGACGATGATCGACGCTAAGGGTAAAACGGTGATCCCGGGGTTGATTGATGCCCACACGCATCTGATTTCCGGCATCGATCTCATCAACGGCGTCGATCTCTTTGGCGTCAGCAGCAAGCAGGCGTGGCTGAAGATGATCAAGGAAAAAGTGGCTGCTCAGCCAAAAGGAAGCTGGATCTTCGGCGGTCGCTGGGACGCCACCTTAACCGCCGAGAAGACGCTGCCAACGGCGGCCGACCTCGATAAAGTGGCTCCCGATAACCCGGTCGCGCTGGTGGACGTCGACTATCACACCATGTGGCTGAACAGCAAAGCGCTGGCGGAGCTGGAGATCACCGATAAGACGCCCGATCCGACCGGCGGGACGATCCAGCGGGATAAAAACGGCAAAGCGACCGGTATTCTGCTGGAGAACGCCCTTGATATTTACAACCGCTCGCCAAAAGTGATTGCCGCCCAGGGGGATAAAAGCGAGGGCTTGCGCAAAGTGATGGCGCACTTCAACAGCCTCGGCGTCACCGGTGCCCATGATATGTGGACTAACTCAGGCGACATCTACATCGATATGCTGAAAAAAGGCGGCTTCCCGATGCGCATCTGGTTCGGCTATATGGTGGATACCAGTGAAAAGAACAGTGGTGAAGAGGCGTGGAAAGTAGAGGCCAAAAAGCAGAAAGAGATGAATGCCTTTGCCGAAGACAAAGAGCGCGAGCTTGGTAAAGGGCCGCAGTTCCGCTATGGCTACCATAAATATTTTATGGATGGCACCCTGATGAACCACACCGCCTTCCTGCATGAGCACTACTCCGATCGCCACGATCACTACTTCGGTACCCCGCTCTATACCCAGGCGAAGATGAACGAGATGGTGCAGCGCTCCCATCAATATGGCTTCCCGGTGGCCATTCACGCCATCGGCGATAACGCCGTGACCATGGCGCTGGAGGCGTATCGCAACAGCCCGCAGGGTAAGGATAAAATTAACCGTATTGAGCATATTGAGCTGACGAAGTACGCCAATATTGAGAAGTTTGCGCAGAACGGCATTGTGCCATCGATGCAGCCCGATCATGCCATTGCGCCTAATTATCTGGAAACACGTCTGGGTAATGAGCGCCTGAAGCGCGGTTATGCCTGGCAATCGCTGCTGACTGCTGGCGGGCACCTGGTATTCGGTAGCGACTGGCCGACGGCAAAAGAGAATCCAATGACGCAGTTGGGTGATGCCGTGTTACGCCTTAAAGATGGCAAAGTGTGGTATGGCGAAAACGCCCTCACCTTCGATGAAGCGCTGTATGCCTATACGATGGCACCGGCCAAAATCAGCGGCTGGGATAAAGAGATAGGCTCGATCACCGTCGGCAAGTGGGCTGATTTTGCCATCGTTGACGGCAAAATCAACGATCCGGTGCCGCAGGATATTCGTAACTGGAAAATTGCCGAGACCTGGTTTGCCGGGGAGAAAGTTTACGATAGCGCGCAGAAAAAATCGTAA
- a CDS encoding LysR family transcriptional regulator, which produces MKKNDLVIDNKALCAFVAAAETGSFQQAGQRMNRSKSTISRWIKELEDILGYPLFHKRGNGAVVKINSNGKRLLPKAKSMVNSWQRLEAFSLSLQTRRDPEIVRLAFNELIPAEVVADILLTVKAAYPRMLLHIIHTDLYDTEASLCGRRVDYVLGLHLPVMPCGLQGCVVGDLQTMLIAHPQHWLAQQRHIDAFQLDGETLIYPAFPDENNDHRYPLHAPAEAMLVTDYTLSAMLAKKGLGIACVPDHIARPELLAKRAVALDVNNDEFNNLHSLMLFWRENEDDAALRSLIVGSLKEWFGYC; this is translated from the coding sequence ATGAAAAAAAACGATCTGGTTATTGATAATAAAGCGCTCTGCGCCTTTGTCGCCGCGGCGGAAACAGGAAGTTTTCAACAGGCGGGTCAACGTATGAATCGCTCGAAATCAACCATTAGTCGCTGGATAAAAGAGCTGGAGGATATTCTTGGCTATCCATTATTTCACAAGCGTGGTAATGGAGCAGTGGTAAAAATTAACAGTAACGGCAAGCGCCTACTGCCAAAAGCAAAATCAATGGTGAATAGCTGGCAGCGGCTGGAGGCTTTCTCTTTATCACTACAAACACGCCGTGACCCGGAAATAGTCAGGCTGGCCTTCAATGAACTTATTCCGGCAGAGGTGGTGGCCGATATTTTACTCACCGTGAAGGCGGCCTATCCCCGGATGCTGCTTCACATTATCCATACCGATTTATATGACACCGAAGCGAGCTTGTGCGGCAGGCGCGTCGACTATGTGCTGGGGCTGCATTTGCCGGTTATGCCATGCGGGCTACAAGGCTGCGTAGTGGGCGATCTGCAAACCATGCTCATTGCCCATCCGCAGCACTGGCTGGCGCAGCAGCGCCATATCGATGCCTTTCAACTGGATGGTGAGACGCTTATCTATCCCGCCTTTCCGGATGAAAATAATGACCATCGCTATCCGCTGCACGCCCCGGCGGAAGCGATGCTGGTAACGGATTACACGTTGAGCGCGATGCTGGCGAAAAAGGGGCTTGGCATCGCCTGCGTACCGGATCATATTGCGCGCCCGGAGCTGTTGGCGAAGCGAGCGGTCGCCCTGGATGTCAATAATGATGAATTTAATAACCTGCACTCGCTGATGTTATTCTGGCGCGAAAACGAGGATGACGCGGCGCTCCGTTCACTGATTGTGGGCAGCTTAAAAGAGTGGTTCGGTTATTGTTAA